DNA sequence from the Engraulis encrasicolus isolate BLACKSEA-1 unplaced genomic scaffold, IST_EnEncr_1.0 scaffold_140_np1212, whole genome shotgun sequence genome:
TGAAAGAAGTACTTCAGAAGGTAGGCTTTTAGGGCAGTATGAGGTAGATGGTAATAATGCAAAGGTCAGACTTTCAAAGGAGTATACTGATGGAAATAACACCTCAAACATGCGCCTTTTGGGCGAATTTGAGGACCACGGCAATACTTCACAAATGTGTATCTCAGCAGAGCTAAGAAGGGGCGATCTAGTTGGCACTTCCAAACTGGTCCTCTCTGGGGAGTGGGAGGGGGGAGCTAGGCTAATGAAAATGAGTGTGTTTGGAAGTTTAAAAGACCAGAGTTCTTGTACCAACATGAAAGTTTACGGTAGGCTCAGAAAACCAGATTCTAGACATGCATGTGAAATTAATAGCACAGATGGAGATGAAAGTAACTCTGAGATAAAGACCTTCAAGAGAGAAAGGTATGCAGGCCCAGATGGCTCTAGGAGGACTGAAAAGGAGAAATATGCTTCTAAAGAGAACCTCAGTGAGGAAAAAGAGGAAGTTTCACCAACTTCTCAAATGAATGCTTTTGAAGACACTCAACTAGCCGTTCCTGGCATAAATGCTTCTCAGGATTCACATTCCAGGTAAGGAGCCCTATTTTACTAAGTCTTGTTTGTAGTTAGATCAACTAATATGCTGGTAGCTGATCAGCTACATATGACTTTAACGTGATAACAAAATGAATCATAATACATTCAAGTTGATGATCGTGACAGAGGTACACGCATAACAGAAGCGTATTGCACAGCTTTCTGAATTCTGCATACTTGCCAAACCCAAGATGTATAATTTATTTTTTGCAATCCAGGCAAGTAGGCAGCACAGTACCTTCTCGTGTTTCCTAGAGCCGTTTAAGTTTTATTTTCCACATGTTGCCTACTATTTTTTGTTATCTCGTGTTATTGTGAATTACGTACACATGTGATTGCCTTTGTATTTTGAATACACCAGAATTACATCACAGAGACCAGATTCTCCAGGTGCCGGTGTGCATAGTGATACTGGCAGTGATGACTCCATGACAGCCCCCGCCAATTTCACTGAGCAGGACAAACTGCCTCATAGGTAAAATTAGGctatgtgttttttgttgttttttctcctctaatactgtatgtatgtgtcccTGTGCACCACAGAAGATCCCAAAGTAAGCCTCCGGTTTAACAGAATTTAATTTAGGAATTCAATTTTCTACATCACAATTAATCATAGAAATGTCTTATAAGTTGGTTGCACAGTATGATTATGAATTACTTTGCTTTATCAATATTGTAGAATAAGACCACAGAGACCAGATTCCCCAGACCCCAGTTTGGTCAGTGAAAACTCCAAGAAAGACGGCCCAAATTTCAGTGGACCGGATAGACCACCATTCAGGTAAGCTACGTGGTAGAGATAATTTTAAGGGAGAGCCACATCTTGTGTTTTTATAAAGCAGACATATAAAACAAGgggtgtttgatgcaccctaatctTCAGTGTGAATGACTTTG
Encoded proteins:
- the LOC134442286 gene encoding uncharacterized protein LOC134442286 encodes the protein MSLSGEVEDDTSDGMLSMNYEDTASSSKIQSKHNNDEGESDSSASEIHASAEFEVEFEAERSTSEGRLLGQYEVDGNNAKVRLSKEYTDGNNTSNMRLLGEFEDHGNTSQMCISAELRRGDLVGTSKLVLSGEWEGGARLMKMSVFGSLKDQSSCTNMKVYGRLRKPDSRHACEINSTDGDESNSEIKTFKRERYAGPDGSRRTEKEKYASKENLSEEKEEVSPTSQMNAFEDTQLAVPGINASQDSHSRITSQRPDSPGAGVHSDTGSDDSMTAPANFTEQDKLPHRIRPQRPDSPDPSLVSENSKKDGPNFSGPDRPPFRPKRPDSPDPSLASDCSKKDGPNFSRPERPPFRPQRPDSPDPSLASENSKTDGPNFSGPNRSPFR